In Streptomyces nojiriensis, the sequence GACGTGTGACAGCGCGTCGAGGTGCGTCACGGCCTTGCCGTGATAGTCCGCGGCCAGGAAGTCCTTGTGGACGGACGGCTCCGGGGCCTGTACGTCGCCGAGGTCGGACATGTAGTGGAGCGCGGGCTTCGCGTTGTCCGGGCCGGGGCGGGTGTCCCAGGGCCGTGCCATCGGGACGACCGTCCCGTCGCGGACCGTGGCGGTGGCCCTGCGCGCGTGTTCCGCCGTCACCCGGTTCCAGGCCCCGCGGTCGGCCGCCGCCCACCGGCCCCACGTACGGACCGACGCGAACAGCGCGTCGAACTCCTCGCGGGAGACGGCGGGCCCGTTCGCCGGCCCGCCGGCGGGGACGTCGCTCATGTCACCAGTGTCCGGCCGTTCGCACCGCGGCGCTGGCCGGGAGACGTTCTCCGCGGAAGGGGCCGCCGGTCGCCCGCGCTAGGGTGCGCACGTGAGCTTCCATGTCGTCATAGGTTATGGACCCGCCGGCGCCGCGACCGCCCGGCTCCTCGCCGAACAGGGCCGTACCGTAAGGGTCGTCACCAGATCGGGCCGAAGCCCGGAACCCGGGATCGAACACGTCGCGCTGGACGCGTCGGACAGCCGGCGGCTGGCCGACGCCGTGCAGGGCGCGGCGGCGATCCACAGCTGCGCCGCACCGCCCTACCACCGCTGGGCGGCCGACTGGCCGCCGCTGGCCTCGTCGCTCTGCGCCGCGGCCGAGGCGACCGGGGCCGTCCTGGTCATGCTGGGGAACCTCTACGGCTACGGCCCGGTGGACGGCCCCATGACCGAGGAACTGCCGCTCGCCGCCACCGGTACCAAGGGGCGGGTCCGCGCCGCGGTCTGGGAGCGGGCGCGGGAACTGCACGAGCAGGGCCGGATCAGGGCGGTCGAGGTACGCGCCTCGGACTTCTTCGGACCCGGCGTCACCGATGGCGGCCACCTGGCCGCCCGCGTCGTGCCGCCGCTGCTGCGCGGCAAGCCGGTCACCACGCTGGGGGACCCGGACGCCCCGCACAGCTGGACCTATCTCCCCGATGTCGCCCGGACGCTGGTCGAGGTCGCGGGCGAGGAGCGCGCCTGGGGGCGTGCCTGGCACGTCCCGACCCAGCCGGCCCGGTCCGTACGGGAGATGGTCGAGCGGCTCTGCTCCCAGGCGGGAACGGGACCGGTCGCCGTGCGCGGACTCCCGTCCGCCGTGGTCGGCGTGGCGGCGCTCTTCTCCCCGCTGATCCGCGAACTGAAGGAGATCCGCTACCAGTTCGACCGTCCGTTCGTCGTGAATTCGAGCGCCTACGAGGCGGCGTTCGCGGTACGGTCCACCCCCGTCGACGAGCAGGTCAAGGCGACCGTGGAATGGTGGCGCGAACGGCTCGCGGCCGGTGACCGACACGGGTGACAGGACAGGGATGGCCCACATGGAGGACCCCGTAAGACCGCGGCGGGACGACATCGCCGTCGTGGGGATGGCGTGCCGGTTCCCGGGAGCGCGCCATGTGAACCAGTACTGGCGGCTCCTGACGGCACCGCAGCCGCAGTTCGGGGCGGTCCCGGACTCGCGGTGGCGCACCGCGGCCTTCCTGAGCGACAACGTCCGTGACACCTCGGCGGCGTACACGGACACCATGGCGCTGCTGCCGGACGTGGGCCACTTCGACGCGGCCCACTACGGCATCCCGCCGCGCCGGGCCCGGGCGATGGACCCCCAGGCCCGGCTGCTGATCGACCTCGCCCGCGAGGCCATCCAGGACGCGGGGTGGGAGGCCGACGGCTTCGACCGCGAGGAGACCTCGGTGATCACGGCGCTCACCGAGGGCGGCTACCGCGAACTCAGCACCATGCGGATCCGGATGCGCCAGCTGGCCGGTGGCGAGTTCGGGGCGCGGCTCGCCCACCCCCGCCTGCCGGAGACGGTCCGCGCCGTCGACGGACTCAACGGCACCTCGGTGGCCGGGCTCCTGCTCAACATGGGCCCCAACACCATCAGCTCCGTCTTCGACCTGCACGGCGAGAGCTACGCCCTGGACTCGGCCTGCTCGGGCGGACTCATGGCCGTGGCCAACGCCGTGCACGCACTGCGCGCGGGCCGCTCCCGCATCGCCCTGGCGGGCGGCGCCCAACTGATCCTCACCCCCGACCTGCTGGTCGGTCTGTGCCGGATCGGCGCCATCTCGCGCAGCGGCCGCTGCCTGCCCTTCGGCGCCCGGGCCGACGGCTTCGTCCTGGGCGAGGGCGCCGGAGTCCTGGTCCTGCGGCCCCTGAGCGACGCCCTGGCGGCGGGCGACCGGGTCTACGCCGTGATCCGCGGTGTGGGAACGGCCAACGACGGGACCGTGCAGGGCGGTATGCACCCCCAGGCGGCCGGCCAGCTCCGCACACTGCGCCGGGCCTACCGGGACGCGGGACTGGCCCCGGACGCGGTGGGCTACCTGGAGGCGCACGGCACCGGAACCACGGTCGGCGACCCCGTCGAGCTCGCCGTCCTGCGCGAACTGCGCGGTGAACACACCGAACCCGCCCACCTCGGCGCCGTGAAGGCGGTGGTCGGCCACTCGCTGAACTCCGCGGGGATCGCCGGGCTCATCAAGTCGGTCCTGGCCGTACAGCGGGGCGTGATACCCCCGCAGCCCGAGTGCGACCTGGCCGATCGCGCCGGGCTCGACGCCGCTCGGCTGACCGTGGCGTCGACCCCGACCCCGTGGCCGGACCGCGCCGGTCCGCGCCGGGCGGGGGTGAGCGCCTTCGGCTTCGGCGGCACCGGTGTCCACCTGGTGGTGGAGGAGTGCACCACGGCGCCGGCCGGCCCGGCGGCGCCCGCAGCGCGCGGCGACGGACCGTACGTACTGGCCCTCAGCGCGCGCGACCGGGACGGACTGGCCCGCTACGCCCGGGAGCTCGCCGAAACCCTCGCCGAGGACCGGCTCCCGCTGGCCGCGGTGGCGGACACCCTCGCCCGCCGCACACCCCTCACGCAGCACCTCTCCCTGGCGGCCCAGGACACCGCCGACGCCTGCGCCAGGCTGACGGCGGCGGCCGCCGCCGTCGAGGCGGGCCGTACGGAGGAGCTCGGCGACCCCGCGGCCGCCACCGGCGCCGTGTCCCCGCCGCCCGCGACGGTTCGGACACCTCCGTGCACCCTGCCACCGAGCCCGCTGGCTCCGCGCCGCCACTGGGTCGTGGACGATGCGGCGCGCGAGCTGCCGGATCCCGGCGAGGCGATACCCGAGGCACCCGCGGCATCCGCCGTGCCGCTCCCCGGCGGCGCGCCGGCCGCGTCCGCCGCGTCCGCCGCCTCCCTCGTGCTCGAAGAGGTCTCGCGGACCGGTGTCTTCCCGCTCTCCGAGCTGAGCGGGCACCTGATCCTGGTGGCCGATCTCGGATTCGACTCCCTGATGCTGCAGGAGCTCGGGGTCAACATCGCCAAGCGGATACCGGGCTTCCGGTCCGAGGAGCTGTTCTCGCCCGAACTCACCGTCGACCGGCTGATCGCACTCGTGGACCCGGGCCCGGACCCGCACACCGGCCGGGAC encodes:
- a CDS encoding NAD-dependent epimerase/dehydratase family protein, yielding MSFHVVIGYGPAGAATARLLAEQGRTVRVVTRSGRSPEPGIEHVALDASDSRRLADAVQGAAAIHSCAAPPYHRWAADWPPLASSLCAAAEATGAVLVMLGNLYGYGPVDGPMTEELPLAATGTKGRVRAAVWERARELHEQGRIRAVEVRASDFFGPGVTDGGHLAARVVPPLLRGKPVTTLGDPDAPHSWTYLPDVARTLVEVAGEERAWGRAWHVPTQPARSVREMVERLCSQAGTGPVAVRGLPSAVVGVAALFSPLIRELKEIRYQFDRPFVVNSSAYEAAFAVRSTPVDEQVKATVEWWRERLAAGDRHG
- a CDS encoding aminotransferase class I/II-fold pyridoxal phosphate-dependent enzyme — encoded protein: MEDPVRPRRDDIAVVGMACRFPGARHVNQYWRLLTAPQPQFGAVPDSRWRTAAFLSDNVRDTSAAYTDTMALLPDVGHFDAAHYGIPPRRARAMDPQARLLIDLAREAIQDAGWEADGFDREETSVITALTEGGYRELSTMRIRMRQLAGGEFGARLAHPRLPETVRAVDGLNGTSVAGLLLNMGPNTISSVFDLHGESYALDSACSGGLMAVANAVHALRAGRSRIALAGGAQLILTPDLLVGLCRIGAISRSGRCLPFGARADGFVLGEGAGVLVLRPLSDALAAGDRVYAVIRGVGTANDGTVQGGMHPQAAGQLRTLRRAYRDAGLAPDAVGYLEAHGTGTTVGDPVELAVLRELRGEHTEPAHLGAVKAVVGHSLNSAGIAGLIKSVLAVQRGVIPPQPECDLADRAGLDAARLTVASTPTPWPDRAGPRRAGVSAFGFGGTGVHLVVEECTTAPAGPAAPAARGDGPYVLALSARDRDGLARYARELAETLAEDRLPLAAVADTLARRTPLTQHLSLAAQDTADACARLTAAAAAVEAGRTEELGDPAAATGAVSPPPATVRTPPCTLPPSPLAPRRHWVVDDAARELPDPGEAIPEAPAASAVPLPGGAPAASAASAASLVLEEVSRTGVFPLSELSGHLILVADLGFDSLMLQELGVNIAKRIPGFRSEELFSPELTVDRLIALVDPGPDPHTGRDRTAWDAGTAVIDAFPEVGEFEERLGEITDGGAANPYFRVHEGNIRDTTVIGGRTLLSFGSYNYLGLSGHPAVDEAVHRAVDRYGTSVSASRVLSGERDLTVRLERALADFLGVGDCLALVSGHATNVTAIGHLVGPEDLVVHDALAHDSILQGCALSGAARRPFAHNDMGQLEHMLRLNRPRFRRVLIAVEGAYSMDGDLVDLPAVVELKKRYGALLMVDEAHSIGTVGERGRGVGEFFGVDRSDVDLWMGTLSKAFASCGGYLGGSARTVRWLRHTLPGFVYSVGLTPANAAAALAATELLTAQPQRVRALRRNSELFLRLAAGAGLATGTSAGTPIVPCILGDSVRTLRVADGLFTRGVVADPIFHPAVEEGLSRLRFFITSEHREEDIGRAVSILAEEVAAAGGRRDVP